The following coding sequences lie in one Capsicum annuum cultivar UCD-10X-F1 chromosome 5, UCD10Xv1.1, whole genome shotgun sequence genomic window:
- the LOC107870332 gene encoding CDP-diacylglycerol--glycerol-3-phosphate 3-phosphatidyltransferase 2, whose product MPSTFYRTFYPVTVTTTAAATAVIRFPVSSPSHIYHSRRRRRRISTPAPASLKVSVRNICSSGMGYTHGNCKEDHHREKTPPPPPLRPLSKSAKLLTLPTILTIGRVSAIPILVSTFYVDSWWGPNATTGIFIAAAITDWLDGYLARKMNLGTAFGAFLDPVADKLMVAATLILLCTRPLAASVFGQLPWLLTVPSIAIIGREITMSAVREWAASQGGKLSEAVAVNNLGKWKTATQMTALTILLLTRDSSLSGSGTFVSSGVILLYVSAWLAVWSLVVYMRKISKVLLM is encoded by the exons ATGCCCTCCACTTTCTACCGCACCTTCTACCCCGTCACCGTCACAACCACCGCAGCCGCCACCGCAGTAATCAGATTTCCGGTGTCGTCGCCGTCACACATCTACCATTCCCGCCGCCGGAGGAGAAGGATCTCAACTCCGGCGCCGGCATCCCTGAAGGTTTCAGTGAGGAATATTTGTAGCAGTGGTATGGGATATACACATGGTAATTGTAAGGAGGATCATCATCGGGAGAAGACGCCGCCGCCGCCGCCATTGAGGCCGTTATCGAAGTCTGCTAAGCTGCTTACATTGCCTACAATTTTGACAATCGGACGTGTATCTGCTATTCCCATTCTCGTTAGCA CATTCTATGTTGATAGCTGGTGGGGACCAAACGCTACAACAGGTATATTTATTGCCGCAGCAATAACTGATTGGCTTGATGGATACCTTGCTCGCAAG ATGAATTTAGGAACTGCCTTTGGTGCATTTTTAGATCCAGTGGCTGATAAG CTAATGGTTGCTGCAACCTTGATCTTGTTGTGCACCAGACCTTTGGCGGCTAGTGTGTTTGGACAATTACCGTGGCTACTAACTGTACCTTCAATTGCTATAATTGGCAGGGAG ATAACTATGTCCGCTGTTAGAGAATGGGCGGCTTCTCAGGGTGGTAAACTTTCAGAG GCTGTTGCTGTGAATAACTTGGGGAAGTGGAAAACAGCCACTCAGATGACTGCATTAACCATTCTTCTCCTTACCAGAGATAGCAG TTTATCAGGTTCTGGAACTTTTGTCTCTTCTGGTGTGATCTTGCTATATGTTTCAGCATGGTTAGCTGTATGGTCTCTCGTCGTGTACATGAGAAAGATATCAAAAGTATTGTTGATGTAG